TGTCCGCCTTCAGTTGCATGATTGGGGGATGGATTTTGCCGTTTGGTGCCACTACAAATACCTCAACTCGGGCCCTGGCTGCATTGCTGGCGCCTTTGTGCATGAGCGCCACCTCAACCGCAAGGATTTGCCTCGTTTTGAGGGTTGGTGGGGCCACCACAAAGAGAGCCGATTCAAAATGCCCGCTACTTTTGAGCCTGCCCCCAATGCCGATGCTTGGCAAATTAGCAATGCGCCCATTTTGGCCATGGTGCCTATGCGGGCTTCTTTGGCCCTCTTCAATGAGGCGGGCATGGACCGTTTGCTGGCCAAGAGCAAAAAACTAACGGCCTATCTGGAGTTCCTGCTCAATCAGCTGCCCACCGACCGCATCCGTATCCTGACGCCCAAAGCCCCCAAGGACCGAGGCGCTCAGCTCTCTATTCAGGTAAAAGGGGCCGACCGCAGCCTCTTTGATGATTTGGTCAAAAATGGCGTGATTGGTGACTGGCGAGAGCCCGATGTGATTCGCATTTCTCCCGCGCCCATCTACAACTCTTTTGAGGATGTTTACCAGATGGTGCAGATTCTAAAAAAATGTCTGCAGCTCTAGTTGCTGCTTTTTGATTTATTGTTTTGGGGCCCGCGGCCGCCTTGGCTTTGCCAAGGCGGCCGCCGCTATGCTGCGGGGCTCACAGGTCTGTTCGGCCCTTCGTTTTTTTTCGCTATGCTCAAAAAAACTCGGTCTGGCCTGCGGCCACCCCTGCGCAGCGCTGGGCCGCTCATCCAATGAGTAAGCTCTAAATTACCCGCTTCGGCCCTTTAAATTTAATGCGTATTAGAGGACCAAAGGGCCGAAGCCGACTATTTTGCGCAGGCTTTGCAGAGGAGCGGATGAGCGCTGCGGAGCGGGTGGCCCGAAGGGCCAGACCAAAGGCAGGCTTTGCCTGCCTGCAGGGCCGAGCAGACCTGCGAGCCCCGCAGCATAGCGACCCGAGCGAAGCGAGGGACAGCCCCAAGATTAAGCACAAAAACTAGCAGATAGTGACAATCAACAAGGTAACTTATAGGCCTATAAAATAAATTAACAATTCATTAACTACCAGAATGCGACTAATCTGCTCGTCTTTCTATTAAAATAAAGCTTATTTTTGAAGTTAATTTTTTCTAACCGCTAAGCAGTTCACTACTGCTTACTATCTAATTTCATATGCAAAAACTATCGATTCAAATTTTCATGCTGTTTTGCTTGAGTCTTTTGAGCTTCTCGGTTTCGGCCCAGTTGACAGAAGATTTTGAGGGCAGCATTCCGCCTACGGGTTGGGCCATTTTTGATAATGGCAATGGGACCGCCCAATCTTGGCAGGCCTCTACGACCTCCAATACGGGAGCCCAAGCGGCTTATGTCCGTTATGAGTATGTAACGACAGGAACCGCAGTAGACTGGATGGTCACGCCTTTGGTAAATATTACGGCTGGGGCTAGCGACTTGGCCTTTTATCAGCGCCAATTTTATGGCTCGGATTATGGGACCATTTATACCATTCGGGTATCTACCACATCTCAGACCGACACCACTACTTTTACGACCATTGACACCCAATCGGAGCTTGATTTTGGAACTAGCTACACCCCTAAGTTAGTAGATCTTAGCGCCTATATTGGCCAATCTGTTTATGTGGCTTTTGTGATGGAGCAAGACGGTGGCGACAACTGGTATATTGATGATTTGAGCATTGGAGCGCCTCCCTGTTTGGATCCTTCTGCGGTAACGGCCAGCAACATTACAGCCAACTCGGCAGATATTAGCTTTAATGCCAATGGCGCGCCTCAGGCAGAGGTGGCCCTAGTGGCAGCAGGAGCTGCGGCCCCTACTTCAGGAACGGTAACAAGCAGCAACCCCTTTAGCGCTACGGGTCTGGCTGATGGAAGCAGCTATGACATTTATGTCCGTGGCCTTTGTAGCGGTGGTGGCAACTCTAACTGGGTAGGTCCAATTAGCTTTACCACCTCTTGCTTGGGCGTACAAGGCGATATGGCCAATGATGCTTTTGTCATTAGCACGCCTAACTTTAACCAAGCTGGAGCGACTGACTCTTGCTATACGAATACGGTGGGCAATAGCTCGGCAGACGTATGGTTTCAGTATGTAATTCCCAGTTGTACCGACTCGCTTTACATTGCTTTGGATAGCTCTGACTTTGACACTTACCTCCGTGTTTTTGGGGCCGATACAACTACCTCTTTGGCCGTAAATGATGATGGTGGAGCGGGAGCTACCTCTCGCCTAGCATTGAGCATTTTGAACAATGCCAACTTTAATTCTGGCGACACGATTTATATTGTAGTAGAAGGCTTTAGCGGCAATGAAGGAAACTACGTCCTTGATGTACAAGCCACCACAAGCAGCTCTCCTGCTGGAGATTGGGCCAATACGGCTATTGGCATCAGTGCGCTTCCTTTTGTGGCCAACAATGCCACTAGTTGCTACAGCAATACGGCTGGCCAAGCCGCTGCTGACGTTTGGTTTGAGTACATTGTTGAAGACTGTCTAGACTCTATTCTCATCTCTTTGGCAGGCTCTGACTATGATTCTTACCTAAACATCTATGCCGCCGATAGCAGCACGATTCTGTTTAGCAATGACAATGGCGCAGGCAACAATAATGCAGCCTTGAACATTGCGGTTGGGGCAAGCATCAATAGTGGCGACACCATTTATATTTTGGTAGAAGGTGCGGGCACTGCTAGCGGAAACTTCCAGCTAGATGTACAGCCTGTATTTGCTTCTCTTGCCGGAAACACCATCCAGCAGGCTATTAGCTTCAATAGCTTCCCCTTTAGCAATTCTGGAGCAACCACAGGTTGTTACCAAAACACGATTGGAAACAGCTCTGCGGATGTATGGTTCCAGCATGTACTAGACAACTGTACAGATACTCTATTCATCAGCTTGGATAGCTCTGACTTTGATACTTATCTCCGTGTTTATGCGGCTGATGGAACTACTCAGTTGGATTACAATGATGATGGTGGACAAGGAACTACCTCTTACCTCCTTCTCGATATTGTTAATGATCCTAACTATAATGGAGGAGATACCATCTATATCTTGGTAGAAGGTTATGGTTCTAGCACGGGGAACTACGGACTCAACATTGATGCGGTACGTTGTGATCCTGCAGTTAGCGCCACCGTAGTGGTGAATGGTCTACAGACGACTTACTGTAATGCCAACAACATTCCTAGTCCACAAATGGTCATCTACAATGGTGGAAACAGCGACTTGGCCATGGTTCCTTATACCGTGACGCTAAGCACCCTACCCTTTACGATTGCTGTAGACACAGCCTACAACATTCCTATGGATGATTCTGTAGTGATTAGTCTACCTGCCTTCCCTTCTGCTTCTGGAAACGGAATCTTTGAGGTGAGCATTGATGTTCCTGGCGATTATGACCTCAGTGATAATGTCTATACTCAGGTATTGGCGATTTCTAATACGGTTTCTACGGTTTCTGCTGTAGATGTAGCTTGTCATGGAGATGCAAACGGTAGTGCTACGGCTATGGGCCAAGCGGGTATTGCCCCTTACAGCTATATTTGGGATGCCAATGCGGGCAGCCAAACTACGGCTACAGCTACAGGCCTCAATGCCGGAACTTATAATGTGACCATTACAGATAGCATTGGCTGTGGCACACAAAATAGCGTTCAAATTACGGAGCCTACAATTTTGACCGTAGATGCAGTCAATAATAATGATGGTACCGCTACGGCCAGCGTTTCTGGTGGAGTAGCTAGCTATAGCTACGATTGGTCTAATGGCTCAACTACTGCTACAATTCAGGGGGCAGGACTACAAACTGTTATTGTTACCGATGCCAACGGTTGCTCGGCTAGCGATACGGTTACTATTGTTGTAGCCGTTACGGGCATTGAAGGATTGGAGCAAATGAGCATTTTCCCCAATCCGGCTCAAGATTATGTAAACCTTAGCTTTGAGTTGACGGAAAGCCGTCAGCTTCAGCTACAATTGGTAGCCCTAAATGGCCAAGTGGTTTATACCCAAAGCCTAAATGTTGTTGGGCAGCAAAACTTGCGCATCAATACGCAAGAGCTTGCTCCTGCTATGTATATGCTCCGCATCATTGATGAAAAGAGCCGTACGCAGCATACCGAGCCTATCGTTATTCAGCGATAAGCAGCTCACTCATTTAGCGATTAAATGAGTAGCATAAAGTTGGCCCCCAAGACAAAATGTCTTGGGGGCCTTTTTTTATTTTTATTGGCGCCAAACTGGCTCCACCTCTCTCAAATTGGGTTTTACATAAACATCATCAATTTTGTCAATAATTTTGGGGAGCAAACCTTTGACTAAATTTTGCCGCTTTTCATTCCAATGTGCGGCCGCTTTTTCAAATTCCTTAGATTTTTCGTCCTTCATCCAGTCTTCCCAGGGGTTGCTTCGGCCCTCTAGGGTTTGGCGCAAGCCCTCAAAGAGGTTTTTAAAGAGCATGCTCGCCAGGCGGTAGCGCTCTAAGAGCGCGTCTACCTCTTGGATTTTGGCCGAAATGGCCTTGATCTGCTCTTCTTTTTCTTCCTTATTGGTCGAAAACTTAAGGAGCTGCTCAAAATGCTTGTCTACGGCCTGGCTCAATTGTTTCATGGCCCCTTTTTCATTATCTAGTACCTGATGGATAAAATCGGCATCTTGGGCCAATTCGGGATCCACCAAAGCAATATATTCGGCCAGTAGTTCTTCGGCGTCTTGGCTGAGGGCCCGCATCCGCAAATTGACATTTTTCCAACTATTAGAATGATGGTCCAAAGAGGCATACTCGGCCTCTACAATAGAAAAGAAAGCCGAAAAATGCCGATACTTCTTCTGCCCCGTTTGGATCAAAGAATCATTTTTGGCCTGTATAGCAGGGTCCAATTGGTAGACCTTTACATCATGCTTACCTCTCAGGCCATCCAAACGGACATTTTCCAAAACGACTTCCTTAAAGGGTTTGTACTTGGCCTCAATATTGGCTCGGCTAAATAAGCTAGAAAAGACGCCCTTAAAGCTGTTAATCACACTTTTTAGCTTACCCCCAGTTAAAATATTGCCTACATCGGCCGCAAAATTGAGCACCTTGCCCGCTCTAGACCTTCCCTTTACCAAGTCGGTATTATACTGTTGTCTTTGCAGCTCAAACTCCGCTTGCAAATCCTTGATATAATCTTTTTGCGCCAAATCGGATAGGTCTTGCATGCTGCCCAACCAGTCGTCAAATTCTTTATAGGCCAAGGGATTGGCCATTTCGCTGCGCTCATGAAAAATATCATAAATTTGTAGCGAGATATCTATATGGCCCACATAATTATAAACATTGCCAATAGTTTGCACCTCGCTATAGTAAATATCCTTTAGCCGCCTAGCCGATTTGGCATAGCTCTGATGCTCTGCTTTGCGGATACTCTCCAAAATATTTTCTTCAATCTTGACTTTCTCCACTTCTAAAATCCGAGAGGTTTGTATCCGATTAAAGTCAGTTTGTGACAATTCTTCTAGCTCAATATTGTCGATCAGTAGCTCCCCAGATTCATAGTCCTGAATGCTCATTTTCACTCGGCTCAAATTGCTCAGATCTAGCTCATCTAACTGAATAGGATTGGGAAAGCAAATGCTGCTATTGCTCTTGATGTCTTGGCTGCTATACTCCGACCATTTTTTATCTTCTTCAGAATAATAGCTGTACACCATCCGAAAACCTCGGCCGACGCTCACATTTTGTACCCGATAATCAAAGCGCAAGCTCCCAATTCCATAGGGCGATTCGGGCAAGCGCAGCTCTAAACTAGCGCCATTGCCCAAAAGCAAAAGCGCCGGATTATCGGCCTGACAGCCAGAGGGAATAATGGCCGCAGAGCCCTGACAATGCAGGCCCTTGACCTTTTCTAGATCTTCTATGGTATCAAAGTTTTCCGTCAAAAGCAGCTTTTGGGCCTTCAGGCTGCTCAGGCTTAAAAGGAACAAACAGAATAAGATGTTTTTCTTCATTTTTAGTATCTTGATTTTTTGGGGCCTCCCGCCTTCGGCGGGCGCTACGTTCCGCAGCTCGCTGTTCGCTCGGCCCTGCGCCGCTTTCAGCGGCTGGGTCTGGCCTGAGGGCCACTGCTGCACATCGCTAGGCCAAAGGCGTCCTTCCTTGCGAGCCATTTAAAAGATAATTTATGCTAAGTTTCTGGGAGAAAGAACAATTTTTCGCACCGCAGGACATCGTCATTGTTGGTGCAGGTTTAGTAGGACTAAATGCGGCCCTAAAATTAAGGCAGCTCCGGCCAAAAGCTAAAATATTGGTCCTAGAAAAAGGACTTTTGCCTGCTGGGGCCAGTAGTCGAAATGCAGGTTTTGCATGTTTTGGCAGCCCTGGCGAGCTCTATGAGGACCTTAAATCGCATAGTTGGGCAGAACTAGAGGAGCTTTTATATCAACGTTATTTGGGCCTGCGTTTATTGCGAGAAACCCTAGACGATCAAAATATCGCCTATCAGGGCGGGGGCAGCCTAGAACTCTTTAGGGCCGAAGAAGAGGCCCAATATCAGGCTATTTTGGACCAACTGCCCAGCTTTAACAAGCGCTTGGCTCCCCTTTTTGAGGGCCGATCGCTATTTAGTCCCTTGGCCAAAGATGCGCTAAAAAAAGAAGGTTTGCAAAATTTTTCTAGGGCTTTAGAGAATAGCTTAGAGGGCCAAATAGATACGGGGAAAATGATGCGGACCTTGGTCCAGAGAGTAGAAATGGCAGGCATTAGTATTCGTTGGGGGGCCGAGCTTTTGGATTGGGAACAAGGGGCTAGGGGGCTTTGTTTAAATCTTCGTTTTGGTCCAGAACAACTAAGACTATACAGCCAGCAGCTCTTAATTTGCAACAATGGCTTTGGTCCTCGCCTATTGCCTGATTTGGCTCTACAGCCAGCTCGGAACCAAGTAATTTTGAGCGAGCGCATTCCCAATTTGGCCCTAAAGCGGCCCTGCCATGCTCAGGCGGGCTATGTTTATTTTCGGCCCATAGCTGGGCGGATATTACTGGGTGGTGGGCGACATCTGGACCCTATTGGAGAAACTACCGATGAACTAGGGCAAACGGCAAAGATTCAGGACTTTTTAGCCGATTATTTAGAGAACGTATTGGGCCAAAAAGTAGGCATTAGCCAAAGTTGGTCGGGAATACTGGGCGTAGGGCCACAGAAAAAGCCCCTTTTGGGCCAAAGCGAAGCAGGGGTATATTATGCCCTGCGTTTGGGGGGAATGGGCGTAGCCTTGGGCAGTTTATTGGGCCAAAAAGCGGCTAACTTATTAAGTCAATAGTCTGCATTTGCGGTTTGCAGGGCGCAAAGCGCCCGCAGGCCTAGCGATGTGCAGCAGTGGCCGTCAGGCCAGACCCAGCCGCTTTCAGCGGCGCAGGGCCGAGCGAACAGCGAGCTGCGAAACGTAGCGGCCGCCGCAGGCGGCAGGCCCCAAAATAAAAACAGCCTACAAAATCAATTGCAGGCTATTTTTTTATTTCAGTAGAGCTGGCATTAAGTAATATCCATCCAGAGTTCGCCAGTTTTGATAACGTGGATAGCCCAAACGAGGACCACAGAAATGACTAGGCCGAGGGCGGCCTTACCGATATCGCGGAAAACCATGCGGTGCATATTGCCATCGGCCCGGCCTTCTACGGCAATGCGGATACCATATTCGCGGCCAGCGAGCAGGCCCAAAAAGACCCAAGTGGTACTCATGGGTACGCGGTTGAGCTCTTTAAAAAAGTAGAGCACCACCCCATAAATACAGTCTACAAAAGTGGCTGAGCGGATATCGCTAGTATTTGTTTTTGACTTAATAATACCTTGGATAGCGCCTCCTTGTTTCTTGAAAATATAGCCTAGAAGGAGTAAGAGCCAGCCGAGGCTAAGCGTCATTTCTAGGGCGCTAATTTGGCGGGGGAGGTAGACATAAATATTGGCAAAATCTTGAATTAGCCATTGGGTCCAGAGAAAACCCGTAGAGCCCCACTGCAGAACGGTCCAGAAAATCTGGCTCTTCTTGCTAATTTCGGGGTTGCGCAAAAAGTAGCGCTCCGTAAATCGAGAAACCAGCAAGTAGAAAACCAGGCCTGTCCCGAAGGCGACGCCATAGCCAATTAGAGATTTAATAATCATGGGCGTGAGCCCTTTGGGGAGAAAAAAAGTAAGGATCAGGAAAGAGGTACTAACGGGGATGCCTAGGCGGGTAACAACTAAAAGGACTAGCGGTGGGAGGATATACCACCAGCTCATATCTTGGATAAAGGGGTATTTGGGGTTGTCTAAGCTAAATTTATCGGGGTCTCCGATTAGGCGGCCGTAAGAAACGTCTCCGCCATGCGTGTACCAGCCGTAAAGAAGAGTGACAGTAAGAATACCGCCAGCGAATAGCCAAAGGACCCACCAGGGGCGCTTTTCATTAGAGCTGATAAATGTTCCAAGGGTTTGGATAACATCATTGCCGATGACCGAGTAGGCCGCTAGGGCAAAGCCGAGATAGATGTATATTTCTGGCATTTTGTGATATAGATTAGTGCATCAAAAAGTCTTTGGCTTTAGGAGGCTCAAAATGCAATAATAATTTAGCGGCTAAGGGAATAAAAGCATTAAGTAATTGTTAATTTGATTAGCCTAAAAAAAAACTTAGCCAGCCTTTTAAGCTAGCTAAGTTTTCTAATTTCCTATGTGACTTTGGTCCTAGTAATCTACACTAATTAGTGGTCGTCTTTCTAGGCCCAATTTATCTATAGTTGCCTGAGAGAGTTCGCCTTCTTCAGGGTTGATGCCATAATCTTTTTGGAACTGGCGGAGGAAGCGGCGGGTGGCCTCATCATAGTCTCCGGTTTTGGGTAATTTATAGCCGAGCTTGCGCAAAGCCTCTTGAATTTCGTAGGCGGTGGGGGCATTAAATACGCCAAAGGGGCAGACAACTTCCTGCCAGCTTTGCCATTGGCCTGGGGGCAAATAACGCAATTTTTCGCCAGCTTTGAGACTGGGTCTACCAGCAGATTCTGGAATAATTTCGATACGGCTTTTTTGCTTTAGGGTTTGTCTTTCGACCAACTCATAGACTGCGGGGATGATATGATCGGTACGGCTAGTATCCAAAATATCTTTGAAGGGATAAAAGCGGGTATTGACCACCTTATATTCTGGGGCCAATTTGACCAAGCAAGCGGCCACCTTATGTTTAGGTTCTTCATCTTGGCGGCAAATTTCGGAGACATCGGCGGGTCTCCACTCAGAAACGGGTTCTCGGAGTGTTAGAATTTCTGTACTCATAAAATAGTTGGTCGTATCGAAATTGCCGTTTAGGGCTGGCGAGACGAGAATACTATCTTGGGTCGTTTCGTATTTGGCGGGAACAAACTTGAGGTAATAGCCTTCATTTAGGTCATAGCTTTCTTCGCTATTTGCATTAGCCAAGCCAATGAAGTAAGTTTTGCCCAATTCAGCTTGTTTTCTTAGGCTTTCAAAGATATCTTGAGTTTGTGCCTGTATGCTTACCGTAACTAGAAAGCTAGTCAAGAAAAATATGTAAGTGTGTAGAGATAATTGCCCCATAAGCCTGCGGATTAAACGTATAGTGTTGGTCGAGAAGTTGGATGTCTGTTTGCGAGAACATTTTCTGAGGGAATTGGGGAGTATATCTTGTTCTTAGCAGTTTAACATAGTCGATTTCTTCTTAAGATCGACAGTTTAAAATCTTATTTATCGTATAAATATAATGAAACTAGGATTTTATCAGTTCATTTCCTTTAGATAAATTCGACGAACTAATTGATTTTTTCAAGGAAACTGATCCAATGCTTGCGCTCTTGGGCTGTTTTGGCCTTTCTGAGCAAGCGGGCGGCCAGCTGCCGACAAGGCGCTATGACTTCTTGTTTGGAGGCTCCATAAAGTTGGGCCTTCAAGAAATAGTCTAGGGCTTCTTCTTGCTGCTCTAATGCCATATAGGTTTGAGCGAGGGCTAATACCAGCTCTTTTTTTGCTTTTGTGACAAGCATTTTTTCTAAGATAGCAATCTTTTCTAAACTAGCCGGCATCTTTTCTATTTCGGTCAAAGATAAGGCCGTTCTTAACTTTTCTTTGAACAGTCGTTGAAAATTTTCTGTTAGTTTTTCTTTTCTTTTATGTTGACTACTACAAAAGAAAGAAATTTCTTCGCTAATGGATAGGCGAAAGAGCAGTTCTTGGCTGTCTAGGGGTTCTTGTTCTTGCAGCATAAAGAGGTAGGCAATATAAAGCAGGGCCGTTTGTTTTTTAAAGGCCTCTAGGGCTGCTATTTGCTCGGCCCAACTGGCTTGTTTTCCTTTTTCTAGTAGTGGCCATAGTGGGTTGGCTTCGGCTAGTTCGATAAAAGGGGCTTGGGCCAAACGGCTTTGCATCAGGGCACAATCTCCCAGAAAGCGAAGTGCCAACAGATTGGGCGGCTGCTGCTCCTCCCCTTCCCATATATATAGACTGCTGGCCTTTAGTAGAGCGGCCAAACAAGAGAGGTAATCTGCCGAGTCATAATGATGTGCCGCCTTTTGGGCCACTGCATAAAACATCTGCCAATAGTTTGAGCATCTAGAGTAATAGAAGTCCCTAAAGATAGAAAACTAAATGCCTCAAAAGCTATAAACTGAGGAAAAGCCCTGCAAAAAAAGAAATAATGATTAAGTTTGCAGCGCTTTTTTGGGCCTTTTGTTAAACAAAACAGTCCTTGCACCGCTTTATAGGTACATTTATTATTTTCACGACGATCTGAAGGAACAACTTATGGCTTTAGCCGGAAAAACAGGGGTTTTGCTTGTAAACTTGGGGACACCCGATGCCCCAACTAGAGGGGCTGTTTATCGCTACCTCAAAGAATTTTTATTGGATGGGCGGGTAATTGACATTAACCCTATTGCCCGAAATATTTTGGTCCGTGGCATTATTGCGCCTTTTCGCTCTGGCGCTTCGGCCAAGTTGTATCAAGAGCTCTGGACCGATGAGGGCTCGCCCCTAAAGGTTTTTGGCTATTTTCTCCAAGAGGAGGTCCAAAAACAATTGGGCGATGATTATATCGTAGAACTGGGGATGCGCTACCAAAATCCCTCTATCAAGTCGGCCCTCGATAAACTGATGGCCCAACAAATTAGCCGGCTAGTGGTGCTGCCGCTCTTTCCCCAATATGCCTCGGCCACTACGGGCTCGGTGCATGATGAGGTGATGCGTTTGCTCCGGCAAGAGCAAATTATTCCCGAAATTAGCTTTATCAATTCTTATCACGATCATCCCAAAATGATTGCCGCCTTTGTGGCCCGCGCCCAAGAACACAATATTGAGGACTATGATCATGTGCTCTTTTCTTATCATGGGCTGCCCAAACGCCAACTCGTCAAGGCCGACCGCTGCAACCACTGTATGAAAACAGCAGATTGCTGCGAAACGCTCAGCATTAAGAACCAACATTGTTATAGTGCCCAATGTTTTGATACTAGCCGCGCTATTGCCGAAGCCCTAAATTTGCCCAAGGAAAAATATAGCAATTGCTTTCAGTCTCGCCTTGGCCGAGACCCCTGGCTGGAGCCCTATACTAGCGATTTGCTCAAGGAACGCTATGAAAAAGGCGACCGCAAGATTCTGGTCTTTTGTCCCGCCTTTGTGGCCGATTGCCTAGAAACTACTATCGAAATCTCTGAGGAATATGCCGAGGAGTTTGAAGAAATGGGGGGCGAACATCTCCAACTGTTAGAAGGCCTGAATGATCACCCGCTTTGGGTGGAGGCTGTGGTGGAGCTGATCCAAGAAGCTTAAATAAGAAATGTCCCTAGCAGTTGCTGTTTGGGACATTTTTTTTGGGCCTCCGCAGCAAAGCTGCGGCGCTAGTTTGATTCATGAGGGTTTCAACCCTCATTTATATATAATCGCAAAGCGATACCACAGTTGCTGTGGGTTTTAACCTACAGTAAAACAGCCAGATCGCTAGGCCGAAGAGGACAGGCCCCAAGGGCCTGCGAAAACTACAATAAAAGCGCCTGTATAAAAAATGGCCCAAACGCCCCTAAGGGATTCCTTAAGGAATCCCGCAGAGGGGTGGGTGGGCGGGTCATATTAGCGAATGAGGAGCGCAGCGACGAATACCGCTTTTTATGCAGTCCTACAGGCCCGAAGGGCCGCAGGCTGAGGGATAGTAGGCAGTGGCCCACAGGGCCAGACCAAGGAGCGTAGCGACGCAGGGCCGAGCGAGCAGCGAGCTGCCGCATAACCCGACCCGAGCGAAGCGAGGGGCAGCCCCTAACCCTCA
This genomic interval from Saprospira grandis contains the following:
- a CDS encoding T9SS-dependent choice-of-anchor J family protein, with amino-acid sequence MQKLSIQIFMLFCLSLLSFSVSAQLTEDFEGSIPPTGWAIFDNGNGTAQSWQASTTSNTGAQAAYVRYEYVTTGTAVDWMVTPLVNITAGASDLAFYQRQFYGSDYGTIYTIRVSTTSQTDTTTFTTIDTQSELDFGTSYTPKLVDLSAYIGQSVYVAFVMEQDGGDNWYIDDLSIGAPPCLDPSAVTASNITANSADISFNANGAPQAEVALVAAGAAAPTSGTVTSSNPFSATGLADGSSYDIYVRGLCSGGGNSNWVGPISFTTSCLGVQGDMANDAFVISTPNFNQAGATDSCYTNTVGNSSADVWFQYVIPSCTDSLYIALDSSDFDTYLRVFGADTTTSLAVNDDGGAGATSRLALSILNNANFNSGDTIYIVVEGFSGNEGNYVLDVQATTSSSPAGDWANTAIGISALPFVANNATSCYSNTAGQAAADVWFEYIVEDCLDSILISLAGSDYDSYLNIYAADSSTILFSNDNGAGNNNAALNIAVGASINSGDTIYILVEGAGTASGNFQLDVQPVFASLAGNTIQQAISFNSFPFSNSGATTGCYQNTIGNSSADVWFQHVLDNCTDTLFISLDSSDFDTYLRVYAADGTTQLDYNDDGGQGTTSYLLLDIVNDPNYNGGDTIYILVEGYGSSTGNYGLNIDAVRCDPAVSATVVVNGLQTTYCNANNIPSPQMVIYNGGNSDLAMVPYTVTLSTLPFTIAVDTAYNIPMDDSVVISLPAFPSASGNGIFEVSIDVPGDYDLSDNVYTQVLAISNTVSTVSAVDVACHGDANGSATAMGQAGIAPYSYIWDANAGSQTTATATGLNAGTYNVTITDSIGCGTQNSVQITEPTILTVDAVNNNDGTATASVSGGVASYSYDWSNGSTTATIQGAGLQTVIVTDANGCSASDTVTIVVAVTGIEGLEQMSIFPNPAQDYVNLSFELTESRQLQLQLVALNGQVVYTQSLNVVGQQNLRINTQELAPAMYMLRIIDEKSRTQHTEPIVIQR
- a CDS encoding NAD(P)/FAD-dependent oxidoreductase; protein product: MLSFWEKEQFFAPQDIVIVGAGLVGLNAALKLRQLRPKAKILVLEKGLLPAGASSRNAGFACFGSPGELYEDLKSHSWAELEELLYQRYLGLRLLRETLDDQNIAYQGGGSLELFRAEEEAQYQAILDQLPSFNKRLAPLFEGRSLFSPLAKDALKKEGLQNFSRALENSLEGQIDTGKMMRTLVQRVEMAGISIRWGAELLDWEQGARGLCLNLRFGPEQLRLYSQQLLICNNGFGPRLLPDLALQPARNQVILSERIPNLALKRPCHAQAGYVYFRPIAGRILLGGGRHLDPIGETTDELGQTAKIQDFLADYLENVLGQKVGISQSWSGILGVGPQKKPLLGQSEAGVYYALRLGGMGVALGSLLGQKAANLLSQ
- a CDS encoding peptidoglycan-binding domain-containing protein translates to MGQLSLHTYIFFLTSFLVTVSIQAQTQDIFESLRKQAELGKTYFIGLANANSEESYDLNEGYYLKFVPAKYETTQDSILVSPALNGNFDTTNYFMSTEILTLREPVSEWRPADVSEICRQDEEPKHKVAACLVKLAPEYKVVNTRFYPFKDILDTSRTDHIIPAVYELVERQTLKQKSRIEIIPESAGRPSLKAGEKLRYLPPGQWQSWQEVVCPFGVFNAPTAYEIQEALRKLGYKLPKTGDYDEATRRFLRQFQKDYGINPEEGELSQATIDKLGLERRPLISVDY
- the hemH gene encoding ferrochelatase, with translation MALAGKTGVLLVNLGTPDAPTRGAVYRYLKEFLLDGRVIDINPIARNILVRGIIAPFRSGASAKLYQELWTDEGSPLKVFGYFLQEEVQKQLGDDYIVELGMRYQNPSIKSALDKLMAQQISRLVVLPLFPQYASATTGSVHDEVMRLLRQEQIIPEISFINSYHDHPKMIAAFVARAQEHNIEDYDHVLFSYHGLPKRQLVKADRCNHCMKTADCCETLSIKNQHCYSAQCFDTSRAIAEALNLPKEKYSNCFQSRLGRDPWLEPYTSDLLKERYEKGDRKILVFCPAFVADCLETTIEISEEYAEEFEEMGGEHLQLLEGLNDHPLWVEAVVELIQEA